The DNA segment GACCCTGAGGACGAGAGAACCCCCTATTAATGACAGAGACTCCGAGGACAAAAGCAGTCTACCAAACCCGTACTGTCCGTGAATTTGATATCCATTCCAAACTGACCCTGAAACTGCTCCCAATCGAAAACCTTTCCTGAAACTGATCACTACCAGTCTTGAAACAGATTCGGAAATCATATtgttcctggaactgatcctggGCTCCATACCAGTCCTGGAATATCTACCAAATCCACACCGGTTCTGCAACAATTCCTAAACCCATACCAATCCTGGATCTGGTACCAATCCTATACCAGTCTTGGAATTGATTTTGAACTCGTCCTGGAACTTATACCACACCCAGAACAGTCCTGAAATTGATCTTGAATCCATACCGATCATGGAACTGATCTAATTACCCCCAAGTTCGCAAAAATCAGGAATCAACTCCGATCTGACTCCGATAATTTCGAAaccgaaggtaggtccgccctGCATTATCTGGAGTAGTTCGGAAACGTCTGGAGCCGTTCGGgatcgtccagagtcgtccgaagtcgcacggagtcgcctggagtcggagtcgtctgaaagtgtccggagttgtccagagtctCCCGTAGTCACTttgagtcattcggagtccgAGCCCGAGTCCGAGTAGTAGGGAGTgtgagttgtccggagttggccttcgaaacaaaggcaTGTATACGAAAAGCACGCGCAATGTGATAGACAAAAAtacacaacgaaatgaaatgcctgctcacaagcacattgcacTAGACGGCTCCGGTTGACTCcgaccgactccgattccggtaGACTCCGctcgactctggacgactccggacaactgaGGACGACTCCACATGACTGCAACTCCaggcggaactagtggttccctttttgccggagtcggaacaGAACTAACAATAGGCGgtgtcggatcggagtcgtggaagcgctccagagagcacatcactaaacTGATCCTGCTTCCATCGCACTCTTGGAACTGATCCTAATCCTTGATACTGATACAGGTCCTGGAGTTGATCCCGAGTCCATTCGGGTCCTGCTTCTAATCACGAACCCATAAGGTTTTGACGGAAGGAAACACTCACCATTCTTTTCGGAGTTGTTCTGATTTCTTCTGAAACCGCTTCTTTTTTACGGTCTAAAAATTTAACATAGATATGCTTCGCCGCTGGAACGGATCGCAAAGATGTCCCGGTTCAGAAACAGATACAGTACGTACTCTAAATCTGAAGCTGATGCCACTACCGTACTGGTCAAAGATATTTGCGGTAAACTTTTCACTTCCATACCTTTATCAATGGTCTCCACGGAGACCGCTTTCCTCTAGTTTAGATCTGGCAGCTTGTAACTGTCAGACGAGATCCTAAAAATCGGTTCCCAACGATGTTCCTTTTCTTTAATGTTGAAACGAGCGAACTACTTCCGCATTTATTggtgaaaatatttttgataatttttcgatttttcaGTCGTTGATTTCTATTGCTTACATCCCAAGTATTTGTTCGAAACAAAGCTCACGACCAGAGACTTATCCTTCACGTCTATCCCTTGGCAGTTTCGGAATTCTAATAATTGATTTGATCTGGTTGCTGGAGGTACTGTTAATAAtgaataattgaattaaaaaactCACACGAGTATTTCCATCCACAAGCTTACATATATTGCAAACAAATCCGAATCACGTCAAAAATCATTCTTTACAAGATGTGCCTTTTCGCGCAGCTGCTGGTCCTGCAGTGCCACCATCCGTTCGCCCTTCGACTTCTTCCCGATGCCTAACTTGGGCAATCCACGGTTTagcccttccagcagcacacacgcCTTGCACGGCTGCTGGGACGAGACGAACCCGCACCGGCCACACACCCCGCGGACAGGCTTCTTCACCGTGCCCTTGATTTGCAGCTGCTCGCCGGCATGAATGATGTCCATGATGGCCGATGGGCGCACCTTTTCCAGATCCTTCAAAAACGCCCGCGCATGGCCCCGGTATGCGTTCGGAGCAAAGACACATTCGGTCGAGAAGTAGACCAGCTTCTTGAAGTGTGCGTACATCACGATCTCTTTCTCGTAGCTATACTTAAGCGGTTTCACCCGAGGGATCGTGTCCGCCTCTTTGGATCCCGTTTTGATATCGCAGCAGCGTCGCAATCGTGCCGTATCGCCGCGTAGGATGTTCATGATGACGGTTTCCGCAATGTCGTCCGCATTGTGGCCCGTAGCCACACAGTCGACCTCCATCAGGCGTGCGCCACGATCAAGCGCCTGCCGGCGGAACACGCCGCAGAAAGTGCAATTGTTGCTGCGGCCTATCTCCGCCACTATGCGATCCATCGTCCACCCGTACAGCTCCTGGTATGATAGTACGCGCAACGGCATGCCATAGTCGTCCCGGTTTTGGGCCACCGTTTTCAGGCTGTCGTCCCGGTACCCGGTGATTCCCTCGTCGATGGACAGCAGCACCAGATCTAGGCCGTAGTTGTAGCGCTTGTTCAACAGGTTCATCACGTGCGCCAGCACGGTGCTGTCCTTTCCGCCGCTGGCCGCTATCGCTACCTTTTCGCCCGGCCGGAACAGCTGCTCCTGCTGGATGGTGTTGTGTATTTCCGTCTCGAACGCAAGGAAGAAACATTCCTTGCAGAGCGTATCGCCCGTTTTTGGTCGCTGAAATATGAGCAATAAAGGTAAATAtggtgagtttttttgtatctttaaTTGTACTTACCCGCATGAAAGCATTGCGACCACAGCTACTTCCACAGGGGACTGGCATTGTGCTAAGGAAAGTTGAAGAAAATACTGAATTACGAACAAGCGtgctgcttgttgttgtttacattACAGTCACCTACACATAAGAAGCACCGAGTGAGATTCCTACCCCCCTATGCAACGTGAAACTGTTTTTGTACTgcattgaaatttgaatttgatttcTTTAAAATAAGTTTTAGCTTTTCcaatgtaaaataaatccatGTTTAACTTGTTTAAATTACTTCTACTTGAGCTTTTTATCCATAAAATTGCCGTCTGATTATAcacaaggtggattaaaaaatatcaggtggtggactctagtgcattttgacaattcgtcacttgacgtaaggtccccaggattcaaactttgtttacatttattaaatttgttcatataatttatctaccccattttttcgattaaatattctttaaaaatatattttggactttacgagttcttattaaacattaaaacatggattaaagtgtgttattttgttttattccgtgaatttattctataattcattgtgttttcgacatttttggagatgaaaattaataaaaccattattttttcaattttcacattgattccttattatctacgagccgcatggacaatttacgtgagattagaactcatactcacatgattttaaatttcgtgcatgaacaaatcatcaaaccTTTTGTtgatatatctcattttttcgataaaaccaatagacacacaaaaatgcacataataacaaagaaatctgttctatttgctaagctttgtgtgcggaaaccaatggttaacggttctaaaatgacgtaaagtccctcaactatggcgaccccccaaaggcgctaatccaccacctgatatttttaatccaccttgattATACATTTGAAAAATGCTATTTGACGTTCAACCCAAGTTTGTCAACAAAGTGGGTtcattatacaggtgggcttatcccgaacaatttgacagccgtgctgtagaaaaatgaaaacgaaatgacaggaggggattcgatcatttgttgatgtatgcgtgtgaattccaatggctgttttggttgatgtgtcgtagtgtaggtgaaaaactacgtatcacaatcgaatcccctcctgtcattcgtttgtccaatatggccttcccgccaaacctataagcccacctagtccctatacccactttgttTGTCAACATCACCCCGCATGACGTTAAAGTGTCAAATATTGCTCACCGGgtgcagtgtggccagattattttggcggttttcggtaggcgcattaaaattttatcggtagttttcggtaggttaaaactcaaaacttaactgagttaaaaaaaagtaaaagcgaaagaagtgttaagtgggatggggtggggggggggctaATGCGCAAAACGAAAGTTCCATCTCAAgagaatatgcatcctttatctaagatatggattagatttggttcagcggctacacaaatgaaggtctttctgaagtgtcgatgtgaaaattgtactgggaattctaagccaaagaagaactAAGATGCACATTATTTTTCTCAGTGGtggcaagttctttttctcggGGCTCTACCCGACCGCTTAGGGCCGCAGCAGTGCTTCATTTGATACAACTTTATCGTACGTGCTGTCATTTGATTTTCGCTGGATTATTTAGATTAATATGATTGTTTGGCTGAGTTTTATAGttcaatgattaaaaaaatgaaatcctAGATATATAGATATGTACTCATGCGCTACGCGCTATGATACAGGTGCTGAGTAAGAAAATGGTCGCAAGCGAGCCATCGATGTTACTCCACGCGCGGAGTCAGGTTCCAACGGGAACTCCACTGGAAGCAGGTTCCCACGACCAGGTGTGGTGTCGTATGTTCAGACGGACCGAGGCAACATGATCATCATAAACGTGGACGACAACGTGACCGGCAAACCTGGCAGCACCGAAAACACCAGCCTAGCTAAATACCACCGAATCCAGAAGTTAGCTTTAGTCTTAGTTTAGCAGTTCGCAAATAAAGATCCccagtaatatttttttaaaacttactCCGGGCTATCGTAAAcataattatatatatatatatatatatatatatatatatatatatatatatatatatatatatatatatatatatatatatatatatatatatatatatatatatatatatatatatatatatatatatatatatatatatatatatatatatatatatatatatatatatatatatatatatatatatatatacatcagtatttctggtcactttgCCAAAAAATTTGAAGTTATTTCAACTAAAACAGAAGACATGATCAATTTACCACGCAAAAAAGCaatttctcatacaaaatgtatgacctacccgggtaggtggtcataaagatgagggtgtatttttggtcatagAAACAAAGGTTAAATGCAAAGTGAGTTGATATATAAGGTGGGCTTATCCAGTGCAATTTGATGTCTAAAACGAAAATAGGACGAAACCCTGGTCTGACAGTTAGATCCATAACAAACTGGATGCTTTGATGATTTTTCTATGGACTCACTACTAACTTTATCCAAagttttcacaattttacTCAATATTTGAGATATTCCGATGGTCTGTTGAACAGGAGCAAAGGACATACCCTACCCGCAAATTTCCGTTCaatgccttctaatcgccttgtaatcgccggcgaattgaaggcgatcagcagtgcatttagcagtaattaaatgcctttgaaatatgtcattgaaaaatttcgcttttaatttgaaatttgaaattgcaactgtcaaaagaaaaccttacaagcgtcttcagcactgcgctgttgtagtgttcccagatatgtgcgtgagattcgatagcacgatttacgtgttatgttctcttgcgttaagctctgagctatttcactttattaaagaTGGTCTGCATTATTCGGTTGTTAAAGACCAACTCGTTGAAAGGTATTAATATATCAAACTTATATCGATAACTTTAGTAAAAGGAGAAATGAGATACATATTTCTCCCATCCTGATTATGAAGGGTAAACATAgtcattattatgttttttaaaaggtgtttttaaaatttcgcTTTACATAAATTTGGTTTGTTCTAATtatagcaagaaaatattaatttaaaaagaaatgaacacaaaaaaaagatcataaaaattaggatttgaacacacgctttctcggTTCGGAACCAAAAGCGTTGTCACTACTCTAGTTGGCAGTTACATTAGTGAGGGTGCAAAACCAGCATATAAACAAGCTAAGATGGTGGCAAGTTATCTGTTCTAGTTGAATaaaaaagttgaaagatttcgaagagATCCCGTTTCAGccgtgaaagtttcggttgaaatctttattcgccttctaaggcgactaaggctttaaatgccttctgaatgccttcaaagccgtttaatgctggtagggTATGCACTGGCACTCTGATAAATTCCTCATTTTCAGTATAAATTCATATTTGGTTCGCTTGGTACACTTCTCCTTGCTCGCTGActgaacggattcaataatcgTTTCCTATATATCAGATTTTGCTAGGGAAATGTGTTGTTGCAATCCAGTAATCTTCAGATCATCATTTTAATCGAAGAACTGGCCGTCACGTAAGTTTTTTTGGCTTCTTTCTTCGTGCTACGCCTGAGTAAAACCACATACAATTTTTGCGAGATTTTGTTTAAACTTCAAGGCATACTAGATTTTGTTATGGAGCAAACCGTCAAATTGTGTGTCGATGTATTGGTGAGAAAGAACACcataagcccacctgatatatacactcactttggttaaatggttgcgttctcaacagtgctccaaccgaaatctgccaatataatctggccacgaaatcgttgcgagtttcgctcgctggcgacgtcggtttgcagtacatgcgacgccggttttgacgttttgcgacggttttgcgacggtggccgccaaaaagctcgcctgacctgcggaccagtgtggccagattatattggcagatttcggcaggatcactgttgagaacgcaaacatttaaatttaatcaattattttaacgataaattttttcttcattttcttcaatttctgaggaaaaacaatgaaacagcgcgagcgagcgttcttttcaGTGGCACTCACTGGCGCTCTGCCTCGTGCATTTTAAAGGCATGCAatagagcgcattctctccgtgaaggcgctccatccgccatttttaattttcagcccaaaacaacggacttcggatccgatcttgggccggaaccccaccgtgtgtttgtatctACCCCTCGACTGAAAATTTAATTCTCTTTTTCTGTCAGGTGAGCTTAAACCGCGGACAGCGagattcaaattaaaatttaaatgattttcccaagcgccacagattaagcttaaacgactggaaaattgaatatcgatagtaaaaaaatgaaagctccacagcttcattggtttgatcaatagatggcgtattacaac comes from the Anopheles coluzzii chromosome 2, AcolN3, whole genome shotgun sequence genome and includes:
- the LOC120951864 gene encoding cytoplasmic tRNA 2-thiolation protein 1; the encoded protein is MQYKNSFTLHRGVGISLGASYVTMPVPCGSSCGRNAFMRRPKTGDTLCKECFFLAFETEIHNTIQQEQLFRPGEKVAIAASGGKDSTVLAHVMNLLNKRYNYGLDLVLLSIDEGITGYRDDSLKTVAQNRDDYGMPLRVLSYQELYGWTMDRIVAEIGRSNNCTFCGVFRRQALDRGARLMEVDCVATGHNADDIAETVIMNILRGDTARLRRCCDIKTGSKEADTIPRVKPLKYSYEKEIVMYAHFKKLVYFSTECVFAPNAYRGHARAFLKDLEKVRPSAIMDIIHAGEQLQIKGTVKKPVRGVCGRCGFVSSQQPCKACVLLEGLNRGLPKLGIGKKSKGERMVALQDQQLREKAHLVKNDF